A segment of the Serratia fonticola genome:
CGATTTCAGATGTAAGGCATTGGCGATACTGATTAAGGTGCGTAACGTTACTCCGCGCGATGAAACATCAAAACGCTGACGCAGGCTGATCAAATCCGTATGCAACCCGTACCAGCCGCAGACCATTGCCAGACAGGTCAGGCCACACTCTGCAGCCTCAGTCTGGATGATCTGTGGCACGCGACGACGTATACCGAAATGCAGACGGCTGGCGAGCTGCTGTACAGCTTCTTTATTCATTTACCGGTCCTGTTATGCTTTTTTTCAGACTGTAATAGGGTGATAGCATCCACTGATAAAGTGGTCGTTTTTCCAGAAAAAGCGAGACCTGCGCCTGCATGCCGCTTGAGAGCGCTAATGACCTGCCATGCCAGTTCATGCTGGCCTCATCCAGCGCGACAGTGGCTTTATACCAAGAGCCGCTCACCGTACCGTCAGTGCCTCTTGGCGCGCTAACGTACCCCTCTAGTTCGCGAGCTGAAACTGGCGCGGAAGAGACAGAAATAATACGCCCAGGAAACTGGCCGTATTTTTCAAAGGGAAAAGCCGCATAACGAATATTAATAACCTCGCCGGGCTTGACATAGGGACGGCTGTCATCGGGTAGCCAGGCAATAAGGCGGAAGGTATAGCTGGTCGCAGGAACCAGCTGTATCAAGCTGTCACCGGCATTCACCATCTGCCCAGGTGTGACGCTAAGAGATGACACTATCCCACTGGTCGGTGCGGTAATTAATCGGCTTCCCTTAGCATCTGTCTCGGCCATCTGACGGGCCAGATCATCGCGCTGATAGCGTGATTGCGAAATTTGATTATCAAACTCGGCGGCTTTGGTCACCAGTTCGCTGCGCAGGTTGCTGATTTGTAGCGCCTGTTGAATAGCCTGTGAATTCAGGTTTTGATAGACGCTTTGCTGCTGATAGTAGA
Coding sequences within it:
- a CDS encoding HlyD family secretion protein, whose amino-acid sequence is MPIQFRPEVIQHQQTRWNGKVLLLTGWPSWITVLLTAGFMVALLAFLVFASFTRRINVSGEVTTEPHTINLFAPEQGVISQLLVANGQRVAAGTPLYQLNVSQVTPSGNVTTTSLAAIQKQQQNLDAIISQLQSNKRETLVNLQQQLTQYEQEQPALQAMVASALEGLHAMQRSRNAYANALHKGLITSDQMNNQSYLYYQQQSVYQNLNSQAIQQALQISNLRSELVTKAAEFDNQISQSRYQRDDLARQMAETDAKGSRLITAPTSGIVSSLSVTPGQMVNAGDSLIQLVPATSYTFRLIAWLPDDSRPYVKPGEVINIRYAAFPFEKYGQFPGRIISVSSAPVSARELEGYVSAPRGTDGTVSGSWYKATVALDEASMNWHGRSLALSSGMQAQVSLFLEKRPLYQWMLSPYYSLKKSITGPVNE